In Streptomyces chartreusis, the following proteins share a genomic window:
- a CDS encoding amidohydrolase: MSDTADRPKTVLLRRGEVHSPADPFATAMVVERGQVAWVGSEGAADAFAGGVDEVVDLDGALVAPAFTDAHVHTTATGLALTGLDLSAAPSLEAALALVRDFAAARPDDRVLLGHGWDAARWPGGRPPARAELDAATGGRPLYLSRIDVHSAVVTTALLDMTPGDLGAVDGPLVADAHHAVRATALASITPAQRVEAQRAALAHAASLGIGTVHECGGPDISSEDDFTGLLRLAAEEPGPRVVGYWAEQDLAKARELGALGAAGDLFVDGALGSHTACLHQPYADAGHTGTAYLDAAAVAAHVAACTEAGLQAGFHAIGDAAVTAVVEGVRAAAEKVGLARVRAARHRVEHAEMLTPETIAAFAELGLTASVQPAFDALWGGEEGMYVQRLGAERARSLNPFAALLRAGVPLAFGSDSPVTPLDPWGTVRAAAFHHTPEHRVSVRAAFTAHTRGGWRAIGRDDAGVLMPGAPADYAVWRTDELVVQAPDDRVARWSTDPRSGTPGLPDLTPGRDLPVCLSTVVGGRTVFVRPGE, from the coding sequence ATGAGTGACACCGCCGACCGGCCCAAGACCGTTCTCCTGCGCCGGGGAGAAGTCCACAGTCCCGCCGACCCCTTCGCCACCGCGATGGTCGTGGAGCGTGGACAGGTCGCCTGGGTCGGGTCCGAGGGGGCCGCCGACGCCTTCGCGGGCGGCGTGGACGAGGTCGTCGACCTGGACGGCGCGCTGGTCGCCCCCGCGTTCACCGACGCCCATGTGCACACCACCGCCACGGGCCTCGCCCTGACCGGCCTCGACCTGTCCGCCGCTCCGTCCCTGGAGGCCGCGCTCGCCCTCGTACGGGACTTCGCAGCCGCCCGCCCGGACGACCGCGTGCTGCTCGGCCACGGCTGGGACGCCGCCCGCTGGCCCGGTGGCCGCCCGCCGGCGCGCGCCGAGCTCGACGCGGCCACCGGCGGCCGTCCGCTGTACCTGTCCCGCATCGACGTCCACTCCGCCGTCGTCACCACGGCCCTGCTGGACATGACGCCCGGGGACCTCGGCGCCGTGGACGGCCCGCTCGTCGCCGACGCCCACCACGCGGTCCGCGCGACCGCGCTGGCCTCCATCACCCCGGCCCAGCGCGTCGAGGCCCAGCGGGCCGCCCTGGCGCACGCCGCCTCCCTCGGGATCGGCACGGTCCACGAGTGCGGCGGCCCGGACATCTCCTCCGAGGACGACTTCACCGGCCTGCTCCGGCTGGCCGCCGAGGAACCGGGGCCGCGGGTCGTCGGCTACTGGGCCGAGCAGGACCTCGCCAAGGCGCGCGAGCTGGGCGCGCTCGGCGCGGCCGGTGACCTCTTCGTCGACGGCGCCCTCGGCTCGCACACCGCCTGTCTGCACCAGCCGTACGCCGACGCCGGCCACACCGGGACCGCCTACCTGGACGCGGCCGCCGTCGCCGCCCATGTCGCCGCCTGCACCGAGGCGGGCCTCCAGGCGGGCTTCCACGCCATCGGCGACGCCGCCGTGACCGCCGTCGTGGAGGGCGTGCGCGCGGCCGCCGAGAAGGTCGGTCTCGCCCGCGTCCGCGCCGCCCGGCACCGGGTCGAGCACGCCGAGATGCTCACCCCCGAGACGATCGCCGCCTTCGCCGAACTGGGCCTGACGGCCTCGGTGCAGCCCGCCTTCGACGCGCTGTGGGGCGGCGAGGAGGGCATGTACGTCCAGCGCCTCGGCGCCGAGCGCGCCCGCTCCCTGAACCCCTTCGCGGCCCTGCTGCGCGCAGGCGTCCCGCTCGCCTTCGGCTCCGACAGCCCCGTCACGCCGCTCGACCCCTGGGGCACGGTCCGCGCGGCCGCCTTCCATCACACGCCGGAGCACCGGGTGTCGGTGCGCGCCGCGTTCACGGCGCACACGCGCGGCGGCTGGCGGGCGATCGGACGCGACGACGCGGGAGTCCTGATGCCGGGCGCACCCGCCGACTACGCCGTGTGGCGCACCGACGAACTGGTGGTCCAGGCCCCCGACGACCGGGTCGCGCGCTGGTCCACCGACCCCCGCTCCGGCACCCCCGGCCTGCCCGACCTCACCCCGGGCCGTGACCTGCCGGTCTGCCTGAGCACGGTGGTGGGCGGACGAACGGTCTTCGTACGGCCGGGCGAGTGA
- a CDS encoding polyprenol monophosphomannose synthase, translated as MNDGDGTLAAQDRGKRFGPLGTALVIIPTYNEAENIKSIVGRVRKAVPDAHVLVADDNSPDGTGKLADELAAEDDHVQVLHRKGKEGLGAAYLAGFRWGIEHDYGVLIEMDADGSHQPEELPRLLTALKGADLVLGSRWVPGGRVVNWPKSREFISRGGSLYSRVALDLPLRDITGGYRAFRGETLQGLGLDDVASQGYCFQVDLARRAVKAGYHVVEVPITFVERELGDSKMSRDILVEALWRVTTWGAQERVGKLLGRAKPASSSQPEARPQSQPEQPPQSQS; from the coding sequence GTGAACGACGGCGACGGGACCCTCGCGGCACAGGACCGGGGGAAGCGGTTCGGTCCGCTCGGCACGGCGTTGGTGATCATTCCGACCTACAACGAGGCGGAGAACATCAAGAGCATCGTCGGCCGGGTCCGCAAGGCGGTGCCGGACGCGCATGTCCTGGTGGCCGACGACAACAGCCCCGACGGCACCGGCAAGCTCGCGGACGAGCTGGCCGCCGAGGACGACCACGTCCAGGTCCTGCACCGCAAGGGCAAGGAGGGCCTCGGCGCGGCCTACCTCGCGGGCTTCCGCTGGGGCATCGAGCACGACTACGGCGTCCTGATCGAGATGGACGCCGACGGCTCCCACCAGCCCGAGGAACTGCCCCGCCTGCTGACCGCCCTGAAGGGCGCCGACCTTGTGCTCGGCTCCCGCTGGGTGCCCGGCGGCCGGGTCGTGAACTGGCCCAAGTCCCGGGAGTTCATCTCCCGCGGCGGCAGCCTGTACTCCCGTGTCGCCCTGGACCTGCCGCTGCGCGACATCACCGGCGGCTACCGCGCCTTCCGCGGCGAGACGCTTCAGGGCCTCGGCCTGGACGACGTGGCCTCCCAGGGCTACTGCTTCCAGGTCGACCTCGCCCGCCGCGCGGTCAAGGCCGGCTACCACGTGGTCGAGGTGCCGATCACCTTCGTCGAGCGGGAGCTCGGTGACTCCAAGATGAGCCGAGACATCCTTGTCGAGGCGCTGTGGCGGGTCACCACGTGGGGAGCGCAGGAGCGGGTCGGCAAACTGCTGGGCCGCGCCAAGCCGGCCTCGTCGTCGCAGCCGGAGGCTCGGCCGCAGTCGCAGCCCGAGCAGCCTCCGCAGTCACAGTCGTAG
- the fxsA gene encoding FxsA family membrane protein yields the protein MTTGAPTPTYPARPRRSRLRSFLPLGIAAWLVLEIWLLTVVADAIGGLAVFLLLVAGLALGSVVIKRAGRRAFQALNEALQRGGTPAGGGGNGLMMLGGLLIMLPGLISDALGLILLIPPVQKVLSAYAERTFDRKLREATAGSFGDAYQQARIHRPDGKVVQGEVIRDEPGDAPQEPRPPLTG from the coding sequence ATGACGACTGGCGCACCGACCCCGACGTACCCCGCCCGTCCGCGGCGCTCCCGGCTGCGCAGCTTCCTGCCGCTGGGCATCGCCGCGTGGCTGGTGCTGGAGATCTGGCTGCTGACCGTGGTCGCCGACGCGATCGGCGGGCTCGCGGTGTTCCTGCTGCTGGTCGCGGGTCTGGCGCTCGGCTCGGTGGTGATCAAGCGGGCGGGCCGGCGCGCGTTCCAGGCGCTGAACGAGGCGCTCCAGCGCGGCGGCACCCCGGCCGGCGGCGGTGGCAACGGTCTGATGATGCTGGGCGGCCTGCTGATCATGCTGCCGGGTCTGATCTCGGACGCGCTGGGCCTGATCCTGCTGATACCGCCGGTCCAGAAGGTGCTGAGCGCCTACGCCGAGCGGACCTTCGACCGGAAGCTCCGTGAGGCGACCGCCGGTTCGTTCGGTGACGCCTACCAGCAGGCCCGCATTCACCGCCCCGACGGCAAGGTCGTGCAGGGTGAGGTCATCCGGGACGAGCCCGGGGATGCCCCGCAGGAGCCGCGGCCGCCGCTGACCGGCTGA
- a CDS encoding RNA polymerase-binding protein RbpA: MSERALRGTRLVVTSYETDRGIDLAPRQAVEYACEKGHRFEMPFSVEAEIPPEWECKVCGAQALLVDGDGPEEKKAKPARTHWDMLMERRTREELEEVLEERLAVLRSGAMNIAVHPRDSRKSA; the protein is encoded by the coding sequence ATGAGTGAGCGAGCTCTTCGCGGCACGCGCCTCGTGGTGACCAGCTACGAGACGGACCGCGGCATCGACCTGGCCCCGCGCCAGGCCGTGGAGTACGCATGCGAGAAGGGGCACCGGTTCGAGATGCCCTTCTCGGTCGAGGCGGAGATCCCGCCGGAGTGGGAGTGCAAGGTCTGCGGGGCCCAGGCACTCCTCGTGGACGGCGATGGCCCTGAAGAGAAGAAGGCCAAGCCCGCGCGTACACATTGGGACATGCTGATGGAGCGGCGTACCCGCGAGGAACTCGAAGAGGTCCTCGAGGAACGTCTTGCGGTGCTGCGCTCCGGGGCGATGAACATCGCGGTTCACCCCCGGGACAGCCGCAAGTCCGCGTAG
- a CDS encoding MFS transporter: MGTDTVRTDTADEAAGRRREQRGWYFYDWACSVYSTSVLTVFLGPYLTSVAEEAADADGFVHPLGIPVRAGSFFAYSVSLSVIVAVLVMPLVGAAADRTGRKKPLLAAAAYTGAAATTAMFLLDGDRYLLGGFLLVVANAAQSVAMMLYNAYLPQIAPPEERDAVSSRGWAFGYASGSLMLIVNLVLYLAHDSFGVSESTAVRICLASAGLWWGAWALIPLRRLRDRRSGSDQGARRAGGAMGFRQLAATIRDMRRHPLTLAFLLAYLIYNDGIQTVISQASIYGSEELGLGQSTLIGAVLLVQLLAVAGALGMGRLARIYGAKRTILGSLVAWTVTLAAGYFLPAGAPVWFFVLAAGIGLVLGGSQALSRSLFSHLVPPGKEAEYFSAYELSDRGMSWLGPLLFGLTYQLTGSYRDAIISLVAFFIIGFALLARVPVRRAIGDAGNPVPTTI; encoded by the coding sequence GTGGGCACCGACACCGTGCGAACCGACACGGCCGACGAGGCCGCGGGACGGCGGCGCGAGCAGCGCGGCTGGTACTTCTACGACTGGGCGTGCTCCGTCTACTCGACGAGCGTGCTCACCGTCTTCCTGGGCCCCTACCTGACGTCGGTCGCCGAGGAGGCGGCGGACGCCGACGGGTTCGTCCACCCCCTGGGCATACCCGTGCGCGCGGGCTCCTTCTTCGCCTATTCGGTGTCCCTGTCGGTCATCGTGGCCGTCCTGGTGATGCCGCTGGTGGGTGCGGCCGCCGACCGCACCGGCCGAAAGAAGCCCCTGCTCGCGGCCGCCGCCTACACGGGGGCGGCCGCCACCACGGCCATGTTCCTCCTGGACGGCGACCGCTATCTGCTCGGCGGATTCCTGCTGGTCGTGGCGAACGCGGCGCAGTCGGTCGCGATGATGCTCTACAACGCCTACCTCCCGCAGATCGCCCCGCCCGAGGAACGCGACGCGGTCTCCTCCCGGGGCTGGGCCTTCGGCTACGCGTCGGGCTCACTGATGCTGATCGTGAACCTGGTCCTGTACCTGGCACACGACTCCTTCGGCGTCTCGGAGAGCACCGCCGTCCGCATCTGCCTGGCCTCGGCCGGCCTGTGGTGGGGCGCGTGGGCGCTCATCCCGCTACGGCGACTGCGCGACCGCCGCTCCGGCAGCGATCAGGGGGCCAGGCGGGCGGGCGGCGCGATGGGCTTCCGGCAGCTCGCGGCGACGATCCGCGACATGCGCCGCCACCCGCTGACCCTCGCCTTCCTGCTGGCCTATCTGATCTACAACGACGGCATCCAGACCGTGATCTCCCAGGCGTCGATCTACGGCTCCGAGGAACTGGGCCTCGGACAGTCCACGCTCATCGGCGCCGTCCTGCTGGTCCAGCTGCTGGCGGTGGCGGGCGCACTGGGGATGGGACGGCTGGCCCGGATCTACGGAGCCAAGCGGACGATCCTCGGTTCGCTGGTCGCGTGGACGGTGACGCTGGCGGCCGGATACTTCCTGCCGGCCGGGGCGCCGGTCTGGTTCTTCGTCCTCGCAGCCGGCATCGGGCTGGTCCTCGGCGGCAGCCAGGCGCTGTCCCGCTCCCTGTTCTCGCATCTCGTCCCGCCGGGGAAGGAAGCCGAGTACTTCTCGGCATACGAACTCAGCGACCGCGGTATGAGCTGGCTGGGCCCCCTGCTGTTCGGGCTCACCTACCAGCTGACCGGAAGCTACCGGGACGCGATCATCTCCCTGGTGGCCTTCTTCATCATCGGGTTCGCCCTGCTGGCGAGGGTGCCGGTACGCAGGGCCATCGGCGACGCGGGCAACCCGGTGCCGACAACGATTTAG